Part of the Nicotiana sylvestris chromosome 5, ASM39365v2, whole genome shotgun sequence genome is shown below.
ttgagcatgaatacaaaagaaaagacctgaagagtgacttttatacataaattgttacattagatatcatgtactgtataataattttcattcctgtttttGACAATGGAAGTAGCATGTATGCccagtatatatcaatgtagattagctgaatgttagtttatatatgtatgttgttaggtgagaacattcccaatataataggttgtatcttagacttagtttaactgtgtagtatattctttaatgtaggccaagcatgaaaactatcccctactagttaatttctttccctttaataggcgatcccttcataccacgccaatagaacccagaacgagttcacggcctcaacctcacaagggtcgagcccaggtcgaagacagaccaggcaggcccgcatcgaacgagcagtggcccaggtctggccaaccgcgcgtgggctggatttgggcccatgattattcgtttggccgactgtgcacgcagcttcggtcctgattttgaagcatttcctaatcacattacaaacaacttgcaagcatgtaattaattaagactatctactgttttcaattgatagagacgaatacgacaagaaacgtagttgctataggatatccttaaaaaataagaacgagatgagcctcgacgaaaataaacaaaacgcgcagatgcggggcccttgttaaatgtatattattgaagcatttagtttccgggacgggttgtttagcaaatctcacaaccctcctaaaataacaatacgttagtctctttaggatgcgctttaataagccttaccttcttaaaaactcgggtgcacatttatgtgacccaaatccaaatctcgacggattcgaaaatgtatttctaatcacgggtgcattgattgtgacgtgatccgagaggcatatccatgacgtcgctaattccttttaaaagtagaacgagacgagcctcgtcaaaaataaaaaatgtacacagcCACGGGGCTCtccaactatatatatattaaaacacttagaattcgggacaggtcatttagcgaattttacggccctccccaaaacaaccatgcgttagttgctttaggcgcgccttaaataatttattttccttaattcgggtgcacatttatgtgacccaaatccaaatctcaaccgagtcgagatatatcaataaccacgggtgcattgatgtaacgtggttcgagatatgttttcacgacgttgcaagtcctataaaaataacagtgaacgataaaagcggataaaagataaaattggcacataggttcataattgtattaaaaatcagataaataagccgaatataacagttgagcgaccgtgctagaaccacggaactcgggaatgcctaacaccttctcccgggttaacagaattccttatccggatttctggtacgcagactgtaatatagagtcattattttcctcgattcgggattaaaattggtgacttgggacaccctaaatctcccaagtggcgactctgaaataattaaataaatcccgtttcgattgtcctttaattggaaaaaactcccctgcgccccccgggcgcggaaaaaggaggtgtgacaacagcccgttgtcattcgatcgaggtcgaacccttctcattttttgcgaaggcccttggccttaaagagtgttatttcgaacttattgaaataacagcccgtcgtcgttcgttcgaggtcGAACCGTTCTcatttttgacgaaggcccttggtcttaaagggtgttatttcgaacttatcgaaataacagcccgtcgtcagtCCCGGTTTCTGGAGAGTTGGACACCTTCCGTGGGAGTCCCAGTTTGTTTGGTATTGGCTTGCACCAGATGGTGCAACGCTGGTGAATATAGAGTGTTGATGTTTCACTTAGGTTCGTGCTGTGTACGAGTTATAGTTTTCTTGTCTGACTCTTGTCGTCCAGCTCAGAGATATTGCCGGCAGGAGGTATTTTAGCTGTGTTGAAGCAATTTGTCCTTCGATCGAGATGTTCCTATGTACATTCGTCCACGCGGGTCTTATGTGCTTGCCTGGACAAAGAGTGGGAGGTGAGGATGAGATTTTCTTCGCTCCCGCCCGGTGGTCCGGTGGGGGAAAACAGGTTGGTAACACCGTTTGCCTTGTTTAGTATATCGATGGTTGATGAGGCGAAGATTTCCGAGTCCGGTGATTTTGCTTtgctcttcttcctcttttgcgCTGCTTCTGTGTCTCGCGTGGGTTGGGTTTTTCCTCCGCGCTCCTTTTGGTGTGTGATTGTATTTCTTTGTTTCGATCTGGGAGAAACTAGGAAATTTTCACTAAGAAATACCCACAggcggcgccaaattgtttgactcaaaagatattaaaacctttttgaacaagtcaatcaaagatgaatgggtaaatcttagtcaaacataattaATTCCATATCGAAATGTTAACAACAACGATAGCATATGGGATGAAAGAGATATAATTGATTTTATTAAGATTCGACATTGTCTTCCTCATCATTCGATGAGGAAATAGATTTACATATTTTCTTCGAGGTCATTTCCTCTTTTTTCTAGAATACAAGAAGAGAGCTTTTTGTCTTCCTTTTTTCTAGAAAATCGGAGAAGCCCCTAAGTTGAGAGCTTTCCCTGGCTATATATAGTCAGGGTATCCTTACCCTTTGCTTGACTCGACGTCTTCTAGCCACTGATGTGTCTTGGTCATGATTTTAGGCAACACTCTTACCGATTCGTCGGATGTCATAGAGGAAGAATGGAGTAGGCTCTGTTGACCTTTACTGCCCAGTTACTAAGACGGGGTGTCGGTCAACTTGGTCGTGATGTTCATATTTTGACCAATACGCATACCAAGTCAAGACTTAATTAATTAGCTATACAAATTTCTCTTCTTTTAGTTACACACATCTTCACAAAAGTTTATCTATCTTACACACacattttctttattttcagctACACTTcttccccaaaaaaaaaaacatataacttCTCTTTTAAGGTCTAAAGATGGATATGGTGATGAAGTTAGGAGCAGAAAGTCCAGTGGTGATTTTCAGTAAAACCAGTTGCTGCATGTCTCACAGTATTGAAACCCTAATCCGAGGTTTCGGAGCAAACCCTACAGTTTATGAGCTCGATAAACTTCCAAATGGGAGGCAAATGGAGAATGCATTGATTGAATTAGGGTGTCAACTAAGTGTGCCAGCAGTGTTCATTGGCAAAGATTTTGTTGGTGGATCTAATGAGATTATGAGTCTAAATGTTAGAGGCGAGCTCAAACAATTGCTTCTAAGGGCTAATGCTATTTGGATATAGAGATCAATTAATTACTTGCTAGCTAGTAAAAGTCTAGATCATCGTCTTATACTAgtgaaatcatatatatatatatatatatatatatatatatatatagaaaatagTGAATGTATCAC
Proteins encoded:
- the LOC104209990 gene encoding monothiol glutaredoxin-S1-like, with translation MDMVMKLGAESPVVIFSKTSCCMSHSIETLIRGFGANPTVYELDKLPNGRQMENALIELGCQLSVPAVFIGKDFVGGSNEIMSLNVRGELKQLLLRANAIWI